One Corynebacterium uterequi DNA segment encodes these proteins:
- a CDS encoding ABC transporter substrate-binding protein: MKFQRSRLIASLAAASLLLTACGGGSGSSTGDSGSTGGGDSEINLGVAYETTNYDPSSTSSALAMGTNWHVMEGLYELNMNDYSVRPALAAGDPTEVSDTELEIALRPEAKFSDGTPVTSADVVESFNRAMAEGNLYASFLSFVDSVEAKDDNTVTVKLAQPFSLAKERLAIVKIVPASSTKEEMTSMPIGTGPWKYEAITDANITAVPNEFYNGDDAYAAKADKMVWDIIKDDTARTTAATSGTIDIMEAVNADNAPLLEAAGFTVEEVDGFNLPFLLFNTTKAPFDKPEVRQAFFYAIDTQKLIDNNMSGKAVAATSFLPESHPNYHKAANVFTHDPEKAKKLLADNDVKDLSVTLLTTDHPWISDMAPQIKADLEAVGIKVNIQSEASQSLYANNLDVEKPTFDLALAPGDPSVFGNDPALLVDWWYGDNVWTTQRTFWQESDPEAWEKLNTLMKESTSLEGDAQQEKWNEAMDLISQEVPLYPLFHRTMITGYNANEIEGFEPIGTTGLWTLGTSTK; encoded by the coding sequence ATGAAGTTCCAACGTAGCCGCCTCATCGCGTCCCTGGCCGCCGCGAGCCTTCTGCTCACCGCCTGTGGCGGAGGCAGTGGCAGCAGCACGGGTGACAGCGGTTCGACCGGCGGTGGCGATTCCGAGATCAACCTGGGTGTCGCCTACGAGACCACCAACTACGACCCGTCGTCCACCTCGTCCGCGCTGGCAATGGGCACGAACTGGCACGTCATGGAGGGTCTCTACGAGCTGAACATGAACGACTACTCGGTGCGTCCGGCGCTGGCCGCTGGCGACCCGACCGAGGTCTCTGACACCGAGCTGGAGATCGCCCTGCGCCCCGAGGCCAAGTTCTCCGACGGCACTCCGGTCACGTCGGCTGACGTCGTCGAGTCCTTCAACCGGGCCATGGCTGAGGGCAACCTCTACGCCTCCTTCCTGAGCTTCGTCGACTCTGTCGAGGCGAAGGATGACAACACGGTTACCGTCAAGCTGGCGCAGCCCTTCTCGCTGGCCAAGGAGCGGTTGGCGATCGTGAAGATCGTCCCGGCTTCCTCTACCAAGGAGGAAATGACCTCGATGCCGATCGGTACCGGCCCGTGGAAGTACGAGGCCATCACCGATGCCAACATCACCGCCGTGCCGAATGAGTTCTACAACGGCGACGACGCCTACGCCGCGAAGGCGGACAAGATGGTGTGGGACATCATCAAGGATGACACCGCCCGCACCACCGCGGCCACCTCGGGCACCATCGACATCATGGAGGCTGTCAACGCAGACAACGCCCCGCTGCTTGAAGCCGCTGGCTTCACTGTGGAGGAGGTTGATGGCTTCAACCTGCCGTTCCTGCTCTTCAACACCACCAAGGCGCCTTTCGACAAGCCTGAGGTTCGCCAGGCCTTCTTCTACGCCATCGACACTCAGAAGCTCATCGACAACAACATGTCGGGCAAGGCCGTGGCCGCCACCTCCTTCCTCCCGGAGAGCCACCCGAACTACCACAAGGCAGCTAACGTCTTCACCCACGACCCGGAGAAGGCCAAGAAGCTGCTGGCGGATAACGACGTCAAGGATCTGTCCGTCACCCTGCTGACGACCGATCACCCGTGGATCTCCGATATGGCTCCGCAGATCAAGGCTGATCTCGAGGCCGTCGGCATCAAGGTCAACATCCAGTCCGAGGCGTCTCAGTCCCTCTACGCCAACAACCTCGACGTGGAGAAGCCCACCTTCGACCTGGCACTGGCCCCGGGCGACCCGTCGGTGTTCGGTAACGACCCGGCCCTCCTCGTCGACTGGTGGTACGGCGACAACGTCTGGACCACCCAGCGCACCTTCTGGCAGGAATCCGATCCGGAGGCCTGGGAGAAGCTCAACACCTTGATGAAGGAGTCCACCTCGCTGGAGGGCGATGCCCAGCAGGAGAAGTGGAACGAGGCCATGGACCTCATCTCCCAGGAGGTTCCGCTGTACCCGCTGTTCCACCGCACCATGATCACTGGCTACAACGCCAATGAGATTGAAGGCTTCGAGCCCATCGGCACCACGGGTCTGTGGACCCTGGGAACGTCGACCAAGTAA
- a CDS encoding ABC transporter ATP-binding protein, with the protein MSNSTSPIIQLDDIKVHYRSRTGPILRPNIVKAVDGVSLALNPGETIGIVGESGCGKSTTANVMCGLRRPTGGRVLFRGEDVTKRSAADRKKMGRVVSVVFQDPATALNARMTVSDQLKDPLKVHGIGSAADHEERVHELIKVVGLPESALGALPGQLSGGQRQRVAIARALALKPDAIIADEPTSALDVSVRAQILNLLTELKHNLGLSMVFISHDIQTVRYISDRIIVMYKGKIMEQGTAAEIFNNPTDAYTKKLLGAAPSLLHT; encoded by the coding sequence ATGTCTAACTCCACTTCACCCATCATTCAGCTCGACGACATCAAGGTCCACTACCGGTCCCGTACCGGTCCGATCTTGCGGCCGAACATCGTCAAGGCCGTCGACGGCGTCAGCCTAGCCCTCAACCCCGGGGAAACGATCGGCATCGTCGGCGAGTCCGGTTGCGGCAAGTCGACCACGGCCAACGTGATGTGTGGGCTGCGCCGTCCCACCGGCGGCCGCGTGCTGTTCCGCGGCGAGGACGTCACCAAGCGCTCGGCAGCCGACCGGAAGAAGATGGGCCGCGTCGTCTCGGTCGTGTTCCAGGATCCGGCGACGGCACTCAACGCCCGCATGACCGTGTCCGACCAGCTCAAGGACCCGCTCAAGGTCCATGGCATCGGATCGGCCGCGGATCACGAGGAGCGCGTCCACGAACTGATTAAGGTCGTCGGCCTGCCGGAGTCCGCACTCGGTGCCCTTCCGGGTCAGCTTTCGGGCGGTCAGCGCCAGCGTGTTGCCATCGCTCGCGCATTGGCACTGAAGCCGGACGCGATCATCGCCGATGAGCCGACGTCAGCGCTCGACGTGTCCGTGCGCGCCCAGATCCTCAACCTCCTCACGGAGTTGAAGCACAATCTGGGTCTGTCCATGGTGTTCATCTCCCACGACATTCAGACGGTTCGATACATCTCTGACCGGATCATCGTGATGTACAAGGGCAAGATCATGGAGCAGGGCACCGCCGCCGAGATCTTCAACAACCCGACCGACGCCTACACCAAGAAGCTCTTGGGCGCTGCTCCGTCCCTGTTGCACACCTAG
- a CDS encoding NAD kinase, with amino-acid sequence MVPHTGRAENIAAAERAAQLLHEAGIGVRVLTEHDPQPLDDSPVLRAIARVGHTADAAEGCELVLVLGGDGTFLRAADVARAQDLPVLGINLGHVGFLAEWEADSMDFAVGRVINRDYRVVDRMTIDVRVVDSENNAVGAGWALNEVSVENLNRRGVLDAILEVDGRPVSSFGCDGVLVSTPTGSTAYAFSAGGPVLWPELDAILVVPNNAHALFTKPLVVSPASTVAIESQAGASEAVVVQDGFRTITLPPGSRVEVTRGARPVRWVRLDDRPFTDRLVSKLRLPVAGWRGPKG; translated from the coding sequence ATGGTGCCGCACACCGGGCGTGCCGAGAACATTGCCGCGGCGGAGCGGGCGGCACAGTTGCTCCACGAAGCCGGGATAGGGGTGCGAGTGCTCACAGAGCACGACCCGCAGCCCCTCGACGACAGCCCGGTGTTGCGCGCCATCGCCCGCGTCGGTCATACCGCTGACGCTGCGGAGGGCTGCGAGCTCGTCCTTGTGCTCGGCGGTGACGGCACTTTTCTACGCGCGGCGGATGTTGCCCGTGCCCAGGACCTGCCGGTGCTGGGCATTAACCTCGGCCACGTCGGCTTCCTGGCGGAGTGGGAGGCCGACTCGATGGACTTCGCCGTAGGCCGAGTCATCAACCGGGATTATCGGGTTGTGGACCGGATGACGATCGATGTTCGCGTCGTCGATTCCGAAAACAATGCCGTCGGGGCAGGGTGGGCGCTCAACGAGGTCAGCGTGGAAAACCTCAATCGCCGGGGTGTGCTCGACGCCATTTTGGAAGTCGATGGCCGGCCGGTGAGCTCCTTTGGCTGCGATGGCGTGCTCGTCTCGACGCCGACTGGGTCCACGGCCTACGCCTTTTCCGCCGGCGGACCGGTGCTGTGGCCGGAGCTGGACGCGATCTTGGTCGTTCCCAATAACGCTCACGCTCTGTTCACGAAGCCGCTGGTGGTATCCCCAGCGTCGACGGTCGCGATCGAGTCCCAAGCCGGCGCCTCCGAGGCGGTGGTCGTGCAGGACGGCTTCCGGACCATCACGCTGCCGCCGGGATCCCGCGTGGAGGTCACCCGCGGCGCCCGGCCCGTGCGGTGGGTGCGGCTCGACGACCGCCCGTTCACGGACCGCCTGGTCAGCAAGCTGCGGTTGCCCGTGGCGGGGTGGCGCGGCCCGAAAGGCTAG
- a CDS encoding dipeptide/oligopeptide/nickel ABC transporter permease/ATP-binding protein: MSTNAEKLTKVTAPRARFQGFRRMTLGAQISLVVLALITLSAVFAPLLAPHDPTAIDIKGLPPSGQYWFGTDNLGRDVFSRLLYGGRYSLTVGLLATGMALAIGAVLGSIAAVANKAVAEVIMRVLDVIMSIPGIALAAVAVVVFRDPAHPERMLGVIIMAIGFVYIPQLTRIVRANVLSEYGEDYVNAVVVSGARAPWILIKHVTRNCAAPVLVFATVLVADAIILEASLTFIGAGLQEPTPTWGNILSAAQQGVLRGEWWQALFPGLAIMITVLCLNVLSEGITDAMVAAPAATPVPENEAAAAREADKLLADPVTAYAAQHDALVARLDRLREVEGARTDRHYPAPGTTPLLEVKDLCISFPRHGDVNVVDHVSFSVAPGETMGLVGESGCGKSITAFAVMGLLDPRAHITGQALYKGEDLLAMPAEKRRSLLGHEMAMIYQDALSALNPSMLIKAQMKQLTSRGGTRSAEELLELVGLDPKRTLDSYPHELSGGQRQRVLIAMALTRDPALIIADEPTTALDVTVQKQVIDLINRLQRELGFAMVFVSHDLALVAEVAHSITVMYAGQIVEQASTRELLTDPRHEYTRGLLGAVLSIEAGTADNTERLHQVPGTVPSPKDFPPGDRFAPRSSHPSVGLQTKPVMRTVPNTWHVWADLPDELHYAAELERAGKLQDTNLSDAEYATLSEANHV, encoded by the coding sequence ATGTCAACCAATGCAGAGAAACTAACTAAGGTCACTGCGCCGCGGGCCCGTTTCCAGGGCTTCCGACGGATGACCCTCGGCGCCCAAATCTCCCTGGTGGTCCTGGCGCTGATTACCCTGTCCGCGGTCTTCGCGCCGCTGCTGGCGCCGCACGATCCGACTGCCATCGACATCAAGGGCCTGCCGCCGTCAGGGCAGTACTGGTTCGGCACGGACAACCTCGGCCGTGACGTCTTCTCCCGACTGCTCTACGGTGGTCGCTACTCGCTGACGGTGGGCTTGCTCGCCACCGGCATGGCCTTGGCGATCGGTGCTGTTCTCGGCTCCATCGCAGCGGTGGCCAACAAGGCGGTCGCCGAAGTTATCATGCGCGTGCTGGACGTCATCATGTCCATCCCGGGCATTGCCCTGGCAGCTGTCGCCGTCGTGGTCTTCCGTGACCCGGCTCACCCGGAGCGGATGCTCGGCGTCATCATCATGGCGATCGGTTTCGTCTACATCCCGCAGCTGACCCGCATCGTTCGGGCGAACGTGCTCTCCGAGTACGGCGAGGATTACGTCAACGCCGTGGTCGTCTCCGGCGCCCGGGCCCCGTGGATCCTTATCAAGCACGTGACTCGTAACTGCGCCGCCCCGGTGCTGGTGTTCGCCACGGTGCTCGTGGCCGACGCCATCATCCTGGAAGCATCCCTAACCTTCATCGGCGCCGGCCTGCAGGAGCCGACCCCCACCTGGGGCAACATCCTGTCGGCCGCGCAGCAGGGTGTGCTCCGCGGTGAATGGTGGCAGGCGCTCTTCCCAGGCCTGGCCATCATGATTACCGTGCTGTGCCTGAACGTCTTGTCGGAAGGCATCACCGACGCCATGGTCGCGGCTCCGGCCGCCACGCCGGTGCCGGAGAACGAGGCTGCAGCCGCCCGCGAGGCCGACAAGCTGCTGGCTGATCCGGTTACTGCCTACGCTGCGCAGCACGACGCCCTCGTGGCTCGCCTCGACCGCCTCCGCGAGGTGGAAGGCGCGCGCACCGACCGGCACTACCCGGCGCCTGGTACGACCCCGCTCCTTGAGGTCAAGGACCTGTGCATCTCCTTCCCGCGCCACGGCGACGTCAATGTGGTCGACCACGTTTCCTTCTCGGTTGCCCCGGGTGAAACGATGGGCCTGGTGGGTGAGTCCGGCTGTGGTAAGTCCATCACCGCCTTCGCGGTCATGGGCCTGCTCGATCCCCGCGCTCACATCACTGGCCAGGCGCTGTACAAGGGTGAAGACTTGCTCGCCATGCCGGCGGAGAAGCGTCGTTCCCTGCTGGGCCACGAGATGGCCATGATCTACCAGGATGCGCTGTCGGCGCTGAACCCGTCGATGCTCATCAAGGCCCAGATGAAGCAGCTCACCTCTCGCGGCGGCACCCGCTCGGCGGAGGAACTGCTGGAGCTGGTGGGTCTGGATCCCAAGCGGACGCTGGACTCGTACCCGCATGAGCTCTCTGGCGGCCAGCGCCAGCGCGTGCTCATCGCTATGGCCCTGACCAGGGACCCGGCTCTCATCATCGCCGACGAGCCGACGACGGCCCTGGACGTGACAGTGCAGAAGCAGGTCATCGACCTCATCAACCGACTGCAGCGCGAACTGGGCTTTGCCATGGTGTTCGTGTCCCACGACCTGGCCCTGGTTGCCGAGGTCGCCCACTCCATCACGGTGATGTACGCCGGCCAGATCGTCGAGCAGGCCTCCACCCGGGAGCTGCTCACCGATCCCCGGCACGAGTACACCCGCGGCCTGCTGGGCGCGGTGCTCTCCATCGAGGCGGGCACGGCGGATAACACCGAGCGCCTGCACCAGGTTCCCGGCACCGTGCCGTCGCCGAAGGACTTCCCTCCGGGCGACCGCTTCGCTCCGCGTTCGTCTCACCCCTCGGTGGGTCTGCAAACCAAGCCGGTCATGCGCACGGTGCCCAACACGTGGCACGTGTGGGCGGACCTGCCCGACGAGCTGCACTACGCTGCCGAACTCGAGCGAGCAGGCAAGCTCCAGGACACCAACCTCAGCGATGCCGAGTATGCAACTCTAAGCGAGGCCAACCATGTCTAA
- a CDS encoding tetratricopeptide repeat protein, producing the protein MSEDSGSRRDSSRRSGQGGYRGKGGNGGRRGQGSGRPYRGGRGGEQGSERRGGRGYGRGSERDSNQRDSQGGQGRDRRESRRRDDAGYAPSGRKSGGRRHAQRGGRDRNLRENRSYGPSRPGYREERMELRSKEPALPDNLDVKELDPMIRQDLRVLSKDNAEAVAKHMLAAMEFLEEDPERALQHARAAKNRGGRVAVAREVNGIAAYHAGEWKEALSELRAARRMSGGPGLLAVMADCERGLGRPEKAIEMARTDEARSLDADSRVELGIVVAGARRDLEQFDAAVVTLERFEPSTDGTSETDLRLAYAYADALVAAGRPSEARPFFVHVAECDLDDVTDAALRIAELDNLAHED; encoded by the coding sequence ATGTCTGAAGATTCTGGTTCCCGGCGCGACTCCTCCCGGCGCAGCGGGCAGGGTGGCTACCGTGGCAAGGGCGGCAATGGTGGCCGTCGTGGTCAGGGGTCGGGACGGCCCTACCGCGGTGGGCGTGGAGGAGAACAAGGCTCCGAACGACGTGGTGGTCGCGGTTACGGCCGCGGGTCTGAACGCGACAGCAACCAGCGGGACAGCCAGGGTGGTCAAGGCCGGGATCGGCGCGAGTCACGTCGGCGGGATGACGCCGGCTACGCTCCGTCGGGCCGGAAATCCGGGGGCCGTCGTCACGCGCAGCGCGGCGGGCGCGACCGCAATCTCCGGGAGAATCGGAGCTATGGTCCTAGCCGACCCGGCTACCGTGAAGAGCGGATGGAGCTGCGGTCCAAGGAGCCGGCTCTGCCGGATAACCTTGACGTCAAGGAGCTGGATCCGATGATTCGCCAGGACCTGCGGGTGCTGTCGAAGGATAATGCGGAGGCCGTCGCCAAGCACATGCTCGCCGCGATGGAATTCCTGGAGGAGGACCCCGAGCGGGCGCTTCAGCATGCCCGAGCGGCGAAGAATCGTGGCGGTCGCGTCGCCGTCGCGCGCGAGGTCAACGGTATCGCCGCTTACCACGCCGGGGAATGGAAGGAAGCCTTGTCGGAGCTCCGGGCGGCGCGACGGATGAGCGGTGGCCCCGGTCTGCTGGCAGTCATGGCGGACTGCGAGCGCGGATTGGGTCGGCCGGAGAAGGCGATCGAGATGGCCCGCACCGATGAGGCCCGTAGCTTGGATGCGGATTCGCGAGTAGAGCTGGGGATTGTCGTCGCTGGCGCCCGGCGTGATCTGGAGCAGTTCGACGCCGCCGTCGTCACGCTGGAGCGTTTCGAGCCGTCGACGGACGGCACGTCCGAGACCGATCTGCGGTTGGCCTACGCCTACGCGGATGCGCTCGTCGCCGCTGGCCGGCCGTCGGAAGCCCGGCCGTTCTTCGTCCACGTCGCTGAGTGTGACCTCGACGATGTTACCGATGCCGCACTGCGCATCGCCGAACTCGACAACCTCGCCCACGAGGATTAG
- a CDS encoding ABC transporter permease, with amino-acid sequence MNTLIRLVGRRLVALPLMVLGVTFLVFVLMSLSPIDPAYAALGENATAEALAAYRESHGLNDPWIVQFGAYVVGLLQGDLGTYGVGDDSVAEKVFTALPVTMQLTFIGLIIAVIFAFPFGVLAALYRDRWPDQIIRIISVACLATPSFWLAILLVLVFMGKLPVAGALPAFSEDPGGWLARMILPAFALAVPVIGQMTRIVRTSMVEELDNDYVRTALGAGVPKHIVISRNVLRNALITPVTVLGLRVGYLMGGAVVIEIIFNLPGMGRVLIDGITQNWVTVVQGATLVVAVAFIVVNIVVDLLYILINPRIRAV; translated from the coding sequence ATGAACACACTCATCCGACTCGTCGGCCGCAGGCTCGTCGCACTGCCGCTGATGGTCCTGGGTGTGACTTTCCTGGTGTTTGTTCTCATGAGTCTCTCGCCGATCGACCCGGCTTACGCCGCGCTCGGTGAGAACGCCACGGCCGAGGCTCTCGCAGCCTACCGTGAATCTCATGGTCTGAACGATCCCTGGATTGTCCAATTCGGCGCTTACGTCGTCGGCCTTCTCCAAGGTGATCTCGGCACCTATGGTGTTGGTGATGACTCTGTGGCTGAGAAGGTTTTCACCGCGCTGCCGGTGACCATGCAGCTGACCTTCATCGGCCTCATCATTGCAGTGATCTTCGCCTTCCCGTTCGGCGTGCTTGCCGCGCTCTACCGTGATCGTTGGCCGGATCAGATTATCCGTATTATCTCGGTGGCGTGCTTGGCCACCCCGTCCTTCTGGCTCGCCATTCTGCTTGTTCTGGTTTTCATGGGCAAGCTGCCAGTCGCCGGCGCGTTGCCTGCCTTCTCCGAAGATCCGGGCGGATGGTTGGCACGCATGATCCTCCCGGCCTTCGCTCTGGCTGTCCCAGTTATCGGTCAGATGACACGCATCGTGCGTACCTCCATGGTCGAGGAACTTGATAACGACTACGTTCGTACCGCGCTCGGTGCCGGTGTGCCGAAGCATATCGTGATCTCTCGAAACGTCCTCCGCAATGCGCTGATTACGCCGGTCACGGTGCTCGGTCTGCGCGTCGGCTACCTCATGGGTGGTGCGGTGGTCATCGAGATCATCTTCAACCTTCCCGGCATGGGCCGGGTGCTCATCGACGGCATCACCCAGAACTGGGTCACCGTGGTGCAGGGTGCCACGCTAGTCGTGGCGGTTGCCTTCATCGTGGTGAACATCGTCGTCGATCTGCTCTACATCCTCATCAACCCGCGGATTCGGGCGGTGTAA
- a CDS encoding TlyA family RNA methyltransferase translates to MPPARRRLDAELVRRKIARSREHAVEMIKDGRVSVGGFPAKKPASVVEPEASIRVTESADGEWASRGAHKLIGALDAFAPQGLSLAGRRVLDAGASTGGFTDVALRREAREVVAVDVGYGQLIWRLQNDDRVRVYDRTNVRNLTPEMIGGPCDAMVGDLSFISLRLTLPAILGCLTPGADLLPMVKPQFEVGKDRLGSGGVVRSPALREEVTTAVAEYAATLGASCRGVVASPLPGPSGNVEYFLWLVKDDAASAPAPETLREMVRRAVKEGPQ, encoded by the coding sequence ATGCCACCAGCCAGAAGGCGGCTCGATGCAGAGCTGGTTCGCCGGAAAATCGCCCGCTCTCGGGAGCATGCTGTCGAGATGATTAAGGACGGCCGGGTCAGCGTCGGCGGGTTCCCGGCGAAGAAGCCGGCGAGCGTCGTCGAACCCGAAGCCTCCATCAGGGTGACCGAGTCCGCGGATGGTGAGTGGGCGTCGCGCGGGGCTCATAAGCTGATCGGCGCGCTTGACGCCTTCGCGCCGCAGGGCTTGAGCCTGGCGGGGCGGCGAGTGTTGGACGCGGGGGCGTCTACGGGCGGTTTCACGGATGTGGCGCTGCGGCGCGAGGCCCGCGAGGTCGTGGCAGTCGACGTCGGCTATGGTCAACTTATCTGGCGGTTGCAAAATGACGACCGCGTCCGGGTTTATGACCGGACCAACGTCAGAAATCTCACCCCGGAAATGATCGGCGGCCCGTGCGACGCCATGGTGGGGGACCTATCGTTTATCTCCCTGCGGTTAACACTGCCGGCGATTCTTGGTTGTTTAACCCCCGGTGCGGACCTGTTGCCGATGGTCAAGCCCCAGTTCGAAGTAGGAAAGGATCGGCTCGGCTCCGGCGGGGTGGTGCGCAGCCCTGCGCTGCGCGAGGAGGTGACGACGGCGGTTGCAGAGTACGCTGCGACGCTGGGTGCGAGCTGTCGGGGGGTCGTCGCCTCGCCGCTACCCGGGCCCAGCGGCAACGTGGAGTACTTCCTGTGGTTGGTTAAGGATGACGCGGCGTCGGCCCCGGCGCCGGAAACGCTCAGGGAGATGGTGCGCCGGGCGGTGAAGGAGGGACCACAGTGA
- a CDS encoding HAD-IIA family hydrolase, whose product MALIDRYDSLLLDLDGTVWEGGRAIAGAVEAITGSGLPAMYITNNASRAPQVVADMLGDIGLNTRAEQVLTSAQAAIGMVREQCPDASTVYVVGSESFKDLAREAGYTLVESADDHPEVVLHGHNPATGWAELTEAALSIRQGAVYLASNMDTTLPIERGLAVGNGSMIAAVVSATGVHPASAGKPEPTMFRQAAAAIKSKRPLTVGDRLNTDIQGGVAAGMDALHVLTGVSGPLALVTAPANQRPTFVAEDMSALFSDPEDLRPGEQGGFRARREGNRVVLSGGADESTPLQALRTALAAAWSMTEPAEGVDTESEYAARAVRGWTA is encoded by the coding sequence ATGGCACTCATTGACCGCTACGACAGCTTGCTTCTCGATCTTGACGGGACCGTGTGGGAAGGCGGCCGCGCTATTGCGGGCGCTGTGGAGGCGATCACGGGCAGCGGACTGCCGGCGATGTACATCACTAATAACGCGTCCCGAGCCCCGCAGGTGGTGGCGGACATGCTAGGCGACATCGGGCTAAATACCCGTGCCGAACAGGTGCTGACCTCGGCGCAGGCGGCAATCGGGATGGTGCGTGAGCAATGCCCGGACGCGTCCACCGTTTATGTGGTGGGCAGTGAGTCCTTTAAGGACCTGGCACGGGAAGCCGGATACACGCTCGTCGAGTCCGCCGACGACCACCCGGAGGTGGTGCTGCATGGGCATAACCCGGCCACCGGCTGGGCGGAGCTGACGGAGGCGGCCTTGTCGATTCGGCAAGGAGCGGTGTACTTGGCTTCCAACATGGACACCACGCTGCCGATTGAGCGCGGCTTGGCTGTCGGCAACGGGTCGATGATTGCGGCAGTGGTATCGGCGACGGGGGTCCACCCGGCGTCGGCGGGTAAGCCGGAGCCGACGATGTTCCGCCAGGCTGCCGCGGCCATCAAGTCGAAGCGGCCGCTGACCGTCGGTGACCGCCTTAACACCGATATCCAGGGTGGCGTGGCCGCCGGCATGGACGCGCTGCATGTCCTGACCGGTGTGTCCGGGCCGTTGGCGTTGGTGACCGCCCCGGCGAATCAGCGACCGACCTTCGTTGCCGAGGACATGAGTGCTCTGTTCTCCGATCCGGAGGATCTGCGCCCTGGTGAGCAGGGCGGTTTCCGCGCCCGGCGAGAGGGTAACCGGGTGGTGCTGTCCGGCGGGGCGGACGAGTCGACCCCGCTGCAGGCACTACGCACCGCGTTGGCGGCCGCGTGGTCGATGACCGAGCCGGCCGAGGGCGTGGACACGGAATCCGAGTATGCCGCCAGGGCCGTGCGCGGCTGGACGGCCTAA